Proteins encoded together in one Impatiens glandulifera chromosome 1, dImpGla2.1, whole genome shotgun sequence window:
- the LOC124934663 gene encoding uncharacterized protein LOC124934663, which yields MYFLKFNQETNLEKILELRHTHVGKECMKLEKWKETTSYDSIPKEIVQIWFKLRNIPPHMYNAEALSHFASLLGNPLYMDKITKENENLTYARMSVEVQPISVLPNEITVVDRKGNATKMGTHYEWRPYRCVNCNTFKHSIMRYPKLMANQKANQEQQMQNGEVKQQKVPSTNETVVEKQAAKESNAKGKDVQNSGEGTKENQTQEEGSKKGNEIDETENSEKYKPKCKEEKDTENENKYTIEEKQTKVVDPQTRKTEAEKSSDKNLEILKKNTFYYVSTSSYRGRLNNKSRHTSSSASIQSPFMKNARRLGCTRRQYGQKADIETT from the coding sequence ATGTATTTCctgaaattcaatcaagagactaatcttgagaaaattttagagtTGAGACATACACACGTGGGGAAAGAATGCATGAAGCTCGAAAAATGGAAGGAGACTACGAGCTATGATAGTATTCCAAAAGAAATAGTGCAAATCTGGTTCAAGTTGCGAAatatccctccccacatgtacaACGCGGAAGCCTTAAGTCATTTCGCTAGCCTTTTAGGAAACCCGCTATACATGGACAAAATCACTAAGGAAAACGAAAATCTCACATATGCTAGGATGAGCGTTGAAGTTCAACCTATAAGCGTTCTCCCCAACGAAATTACAGTGGTGGATCGAAAGGGAAATGCTACCAAGATGGGCACACACTATGAATGGCGACCGTACAGATGCGTGAACTGCAATACATTTAAACATTCTATAATGAGATACCCTAAATTAATGGCCAACCAGAAAGCAAACCAGGAACAACAAATGCAGAATGGAGAAGTCAAGCAACAAAAAGTTCCTAGTACAAATGAAACAGTTGTGGAAAAACAAGCAGCAAAAGAAAGCAATGCCAAAGGGAAAGATGTTCAGAATTCGGGTGAAGGAACAAAAgaaaatcaaactcaagaagaGGGAAGTAAGAAAGGAAATGAAATTGATGAAACAGAGAATTCTGAAAAATATAAACCTAAATGTAAGGAAGAGAAAGATacagaaaatgaaaacaaatatacAATAGAGGAGAAGCAAActaaggttgttgatcctcaaacacgAAAAACTGAAGCAgagaaaagtagtgacaaaaaCCTTGAAATCCTGAAAAAGAATACATTTTACTATGTTAgtacgagttcatatagaggaagattaaacaataagagcAGACATACATCATCATctgcttcaattcaatctcccttTATGAAGAACGCGAGAAGATTGGGATGTACAAGAAGGCAATATGGTCAAAAGGCGGATATTGAGACAACATAG
- the LOC124934757 gene encoding uncharacterized protein LOC124934757 — MIIKRGEAFRGAISDEITNAKDFLVKIEKYFEKSDKAKTSTLLKILISMKFKGKEKIREYIMEMSNIVSKLKALKLEMSEDLLVHLVLISLSVQFSQFQVSYNRQREKWSLNELISFCVQEEERLQQNKTENAHLANTSKERGIKRKNEAAKDKFLTQKKRTQTQSQVKK, encoded by the coding sequence ATGATCATAAAGCGTGGTGAGGCTTTTAGGGGTGCGATATCTGATGAGATAACCAATGCCAAAGATTTCCTTGTCAAAATCGAAAAGTACTTTGAGAAAAGTGATAAAGCAAAAACTAGCACTCTTTTAAAGATACTAATTTCAATGAAGTTTAAAGGTAAGGAAAAGATAAGGGAGTACATCATGGAGATGTCTAATATTGTTTCTAAGTTGAAAGCACTCAAACTCGAGATGTCTGAAGACTTACTCGTACACTTGGTGCTTATATCTCTTTCTGTTCAATTCAGCCAATTTCAGGTCAGTTATAACCGTCAAAGGGAGAAATGGTCTCTTAATGAGCTCATTTCATTTTGTGTACAAGAGGAGGAGAGATTACAGCAAAACAAGACTGAAAATGCTCATTTGGCAAACACCTCTAAAGAAAGGGGTATAAAGAGGAAAAATGAGGCTGCTAAAGATAAATTTCTAACACAAAAGAAACGAACTCAAACTCAATctcaagttaaaaaataa